The following proteins come from a genomic window of Lachnoclostridium phytofermentans ISDg:
- a CDS encoding winged helix-turn-helix domain-containing protein, whose product MKKNTSFITVDSALVRWIRDKINIEQPNSVYSKELLQGLNDLIQSEDSTLILSMTNNSKSFIDNIDDNIYAGDLSIYLKSRKVLRKDLEISLTPKEFDILYFLAQNRGYVYTKEQIFQAVWEEDYLMSDSNIMAFIRKLRKKIEPNPDEPEYIITIWGIGYKFNDQY is encoded by the coding sequence AGTCAGATGGATTCGCGATAAAATAAATATAGAACAGCCAAACTCTGTGTATTCGAAAGAACTTCTTCAAGGATTAAACGACTTAATTCAAAGTGAAGATTCTACTCTAATATTAAGTATGACTAATAATTCAAAAAGTTTTATAGATAATATAGATGATAACATTTATGCGGGAGACCTTTCCATCTACCTAAAAAGTAGAAAAGTGCTTCGTAAGGATTTAGAAATCAGTTTGACACCGAAAGAATTTGATATTCTATATTTTCTTGCCCAAAACAGAGGATACGTATATACGAAAGAACAGATATTTCAAGCAGTTTGGGAAGAAGATTATCTAATGTCGGATAGTAATATTATGGCTTTTATTCGTAAACTTCGCAAAAAAATAGAACCAAATCCAGATGAACCTGAATACATTATTACCATATGGGGAATTGGATATAAATTTAATGACCAATACTAA